A genomic stretch from Georgenia muralis includes:
- a CDS encoding type II toxin-antitoxin system PemK/MazF family toxin: MIRGEIHLADLGEPVGHEQSMRRPVVIISAQPWLDSAPPVVTVLPMTRTHRPSVTHVEVEPGASGLRQTSYVKCEDVRAISPQRLLRRMGAVDVVTLARAELALRRLLGL, encoded by the coding sequence GTGATTCGCGGCGAGATCCACCTCGCTGATCTCGGTGAGCCAGTGGGGCACGAGCAGTCGATGCGTCGGCCGGTTGTGATCATCAGCGCTCAGCCTTGGCTCGACTCGGCACCGCCAGTCGTCACGGTCCTGCCTATGACCCGAACCCACCGGCCGTCGGTCACTCATGTCGAGGTTGAACCGGGAGCCTCCGGTCTGCGCCAGACAAGCTATGTCAAGTGCGAGGACGTCCGGGCCATCTCGCCCCAGCGCCTGCTCCGAAGGATGGGTGCGGTGGACGTGGTGACACTCGCGCGCGCGGAGCTTGCGCTCCGGCGGCTCCTGGGCCTGTGA
- a CDS encoding ABC transporter ATP-binding protein yields the protein MSAPVTPPVTVAPAVRIDGARRTLPDGRPLFADLDLEVREGAFFVLLGPSGSGKSTLLRVLAGLDQLDDGTVDLAAVSEADGAGRVRPSVAMVFQDPLLYPWLTVRENVALGSRFRSTRERHGHSDLQEMLEHFRLDHLADAYPDELSGGQAQRVAVMRAVGVRPRLLLLDEPFSALDPATRADLQQWLAGVVAELGTTTILVTHDVDEAITLGGRIGLLSGSGVVDRVWTDVDRAREGSARTALRTEILSEYRR from the coding sequence ATGAGCGCCCCCGTGACCCCGCCCGTGACGGTCGCGCCCGCCGTCCGCATCGACGGGGCCCGCCGGACCCTGCCCGACGGCCGCCCCCTGTTCGCCGACCTCGACCTGGAGGTGCGGGAGGGCGCGTTCTTCGTCCTGCTCGGCCCGTCCGGCTCGGGCAAGTCCACGCTGCTGCGCGTCCTCGCCGGGCTCGACCAGCTCGACGACGGCACGGTCGACCTCGCCGCCGTCAGCGAGGCCGACGGCGCCGGCCGGGTCCGCCCGAGCGTCGCCATGGTGTTCCAGGACCCGCTGCTCTACCCCTGGCTCACGGTGCGGGAGAACGTGGCCCTCGGCTCGCGGTTCCGGTCCACCCGCGAGCGCCACGGCCACTCCGACCTGCAGGAGATGCTGGAGCACTTCCGCCTGGACCACCTCGCCGACGCCTACCCCGACGAGCTCTCCGGCGGGCAGGCCCAGCGGGTCGCCGTCATGCGCGCGGTGGGGGTCCGGCCCCGCCTGCTCCTCCTCGACGAGCCCTTCAGCGCCCTCGACCCCGCCACCCGGGCCGACCTGCAGCAGTGGCTCGCCGGTGTGGTGGCCGAGCTCGGCACGACGACGATCCTCGTCACCCACGACGTCGACGAGGCGATCACGCTCGGCGGCCGCATCGGGCTGCTCAGCGGCTCCGGCGTCGTCGACCGCGTGTGGACGGACGTGGACCGCGCCCGCGAGGGCAGCGCCCGGACCGCGCTGCGCACCGAGATCCTCAGCGAGTACCGCCGATGA
- a CDS encoding acyl-CoA dehydrogenase family protein, with protein MTTSPSLEDVLEDVLPDIADRAGAIDRSDADPIDDLRVLAHRLDLFDPSATSVATAVRVIESVARASLTVGFVAWAQRMAAEYLALAPASPRTATRLADVVAVRRRGVTAMAAGQRQAVGLEKAPVTATPDGAGGYRLSGTVAWASNVAADSVVVLAANLPGGGTRVLAVDAADLTVRAAPDLLGLNATASGSLLIDDVAVPADAVVSTDLQAFAATVRPRFLLLQTAFCSGVTGAALDAAIPQLAGTGAVYAGDHEDLAARYDDLRDRLHGYAADSTPGTVAVRDLIALRLESTTLATASTRLGLALDGGRGYATASATNRRFREASFLPVQSPSEAQLRWELARAEAVAR; from the coding sequence ATGACCACCTCCCCCTCGCTCGAGGACGTCCTCGAGGACGTCCTGCCCGACATCGCCGACAGGGCCGGGGCCATCGACCGCTCGGACGCCGACCCCATCGACGACCTGCGGGTCCTCGCCCACCGGCTCGACCTGTTCGACCCGAGCGCGACGTCGGTGGCCACCGCGGTGCGGGTCATCGAGTCGGTGGCCCGCGCGTCCCTCACCGTGGGGTTCGTGGCCTGGGCGCAGCGGATGGCGGCGGAGTACCTCGCCCTCGCCCCGGCCTCACCCCGCACGGCCACCCGGCTCGCCGACGTCGTCGCGGTGCGCCGCCGCGGGGTGACGGCCATGGCCGCCGGCCAGCGCCAGGCGGTCGGGCTCGAGAAGGCCCCGGTCACCGCCACCCCCGACGGTGCGGGCGGGTACCGCCTCAGCGGCACGGTGGCCTGGGCGTCGAACGTCGCCGCGGACAGCGTCGTCGTCCTGGCCGCGAACCTGCCCGGCGGCGGCACCCGCGTCCTCGCCGTCGACGCCGCCGACCTCACCGTGCGCGCGGCGCCGGACCTGCTGGGCCTGAACGCCACGGCGTCCGGCTCCCTCCTCATCGACGACGTCGCCGTCCCCGCGGACGCCGTCGTCAGCACCGACCTCCAGGCCTTCGCCGCCACGGTGCGGCCCCGGTTCCTGCTCCTGCAGACCGCGTTCTGCAGCGGCGTCACCGGCGCGGCGCTCGACGCCGCAATCCCCCAGCTCGCCGGCACCGGCGCCGTCTACGCGGGCGACCACGAGGACCTCGCCGCCCGCTACGACGACCTCCGGGACCGCCTGCACGGCTATGCCGCCGACTCCACGCCCGGCACGGTCGCGGTGCGCGACCTCATCGCCCTGCGCCTGGAGAGCACGACGCTCGCCACCGCCAGCACTCGCCTGGGCCTGGCCCTGGACGGCGGGCGCGGCTACGCCACCGCCTCGGCCACCAACCGGCGATTCCGAGAGGCGTCCTTCCTGCCGGTGCAGTCCCCCTCCGAGGCCCAGCTGCGCTGGGAGCTCGCCCGGGCCGAGGCGGTGGCGCGATGA
- a CDS encoding TIGR02678 family protein has translation MTQSARELQTAFTSLLATPALSRAGSPETFHLVRRHQNRLGEWFDTRLGYRLVLSATTARLVRLASPAGVVSPGPFEPVPRRALVLALLAAAVAEDADEITSTQELSDRVSVLSAREEVGVEAYDPDRFAERRTFVQGLGMLLRAGALVPLARRDEDAREGWAHQRDQVGGAYQVQREMLLRLVHPANLTAALGADPHGPRPDGPGGHGPADAAEHPARFGVMRRIVELPVCLVADLAPREQEYLAGQRPRIAQWCEEMTGWTLEHRREGVALVPDHEGGTDLPFPRPRARDFAALMVLGELVRAAPPAGSAAPVVSREVLLDAADRVRTTYPRAMTKDLAGRDAVADRSVELLVALDLLRPGPVPGSWHLMPAAARFRDPAVSVGGPQHDEAQPRPENQSALFDTEVFS, from the coding sequence CCCTGAGACCTTCCACCTCGTGCGCCGCCACCAGAACCGCCTCGGCGAGTGGTTCGACACCCGCCTGGGCTACCGGCTCGTGCTCTCGGCCACCACGGCCCGGCTGGTCCGGCTCGCCTCGCCCGCGGGCGTCGTCTCGCCCGGGCCCTTCGAACCCGTTCCCCGGCGGGCCCTCGTCCTGGCGCTGCTGGCGGCTGCGGTCGCGGAGGACGCCGACGAGATCACCTCCACGCAGGAGCTCTCCGACCGGGTCAGCGTGCTCTCGGCACGCGAGGAGGTCGGCGTGGAGGCGTACGACCCCGACCGGTTCGCCGAGCGTCGCACGTTCGTCCAGGGGCTCGGGATGCTGCTCCGGGCGGGGGCGCTCGTTCCGCTGGCCCGACGCGACGAGGACGCCCGCGAGGGCTGGGCCCACCAGCGCGACCAGGTGGGCGGGGCGTACCAGGTCCAGCGCGAGATGCTCCTGCGACTGGTCCATCCCGCGAACCTCACCGCCGCGCTCGGCGCCGACCCGCACGGCCCGCGCCCGGACGGACCCGGCGGGCACGGGCCCGCCGACGCCGCCGAGCACCCCGCCCGGTTCGGCGTCATGCGCCGGATCGTGGAGCTGCCGGTCTGCCTCGTGGCCGACCTCGCACCCCGTGAGCAGGAGTACCTGGCGGGCCAGCGCCCGCGGATCGCCCAGTGGTGCGAGGAGATGACGGGCTGGACCCTCGAGCACCGCCGGGAGGGGGTCGCGCTCGTCCCGGACCACGAGGGCGGGACGGACCTGCCGTTCCCGCGTCCCCGAGCCCGCGACTTCGCGGCCCTCATGGTGCTCGGCGAGCTGGTGCGGGCGGCGCCGCCCGCCGGGTCTGCCGCGCCGGTCGTGTCCCGGGAGGTCCTGCTCGACGCCGCCGACCGGGTGCGGACCACCTACCCCCGGGCCATGACGAAGGATCTGGCCGGGCGCGACGCCGTCGCCGACCGGTCGGTCGAGCTGTTGGTCGCCCTCGACCTGCTCCGGCCCGGCCCGGTCCCCGGCTCGTGGCACCTCATGCCGGCCGCGGCGCGTTTCCGCGACCCGGCGGTCTCCGTCGGCGGACCCCAGCACGACGAGGCGCAGCCCCGGCCCGAGAACCAGAGCGCCCTGTTCGACACGGAGGTTTTCTCATGA
- a CDS encoding DUF2399 domain-containing protein → MVDAVPPGLRAWAQTAGGTKVVDALRERGRRGASLERGKVTADLTEAERSDVGRLLGTPWTLGTAPVRVEHLARAVAEHGLDVPAFLEGLDGAPVVPRSAERAAARAGRVEETDRAVRTLVEAGVDAEAAAAWAAHPVTPAGGDGTLVHLAGQVARAWGHLPHGGRPVRLAELATLVTGADAHALDRDTAAGRATVLLVALVHGEDYPAGPSSWRQRWARADVWCDTISSTALVLNLPLRGTAPAVAVATATPGEPVWLTLRSLAGSWAVAAPASRGSVFVCENPTVVEAAADRLGPACPPLICTDGVPTQTVIDLVATVAGAGYTVRARADFDGRGADIVRLLTTVAPALEPWRFTRGDYAAAGGVLTDPTSAPDAVLVRGDITNAIHEEALLTDLIDDLRDAADVLVGDPHLRTSRRP, encoded by the coding sequence GTGGTTGACGCCGTTCCGCCCGGTCTCCGGGCCTGGGCGCAGACCGCCGGGGGCACCAAGGTCGTCGACGCCCTGCGCGAGCGCGGCCGGCGAGGAGCGTCACTCGAGCGCGGGAAGGTCACCGCGGACCTGACCGAGGCCGAGCGGTCCGACGTCGGGCGGCTCCTGGGCACCCCCTGGACGCTGGGCACCGCCCCGGTCCGGGTGGAGCACCTGGCCAGGGCGGTCGCGGAGCACGGGCTCGACGTCCCGGCGTTCCTCGAGGGGCTGGACGGCGCACCGGTCGTGCCGCGCAGCGCCGAGCGGGCCGCGGCCCGCGCCGGACGGGTCGAGGAGACGGACCGCGCCGTGCGGACACTGGTCGAGGCCGGCGTCGACGCCGAGGCCGCGGCGGCCTGGGCCGCCCACCCGGTCACGCCCGCCGGTGGCGACGGCACGCTGGTCCACCTGGCCGGTCAGGTCGCGCGCGCCTGGGGCCACCTCCCGCACGGCGGTCGGCCCGTCCGGCTCGCCGAGCTCGCCACGCTCGTCACCGGCGCGGACGCCCACGCGCTCGACCGGGACACCGCGGCGGGACGCGCGACGGTCCTGCTCGTCGCCCTCGTGCACGGTGAGGACTACCCGGCGGGACCGTCGTCGTGGCGGCAGCGGTGGGCCCGGGCGGACGTGTGGTGCGACACCATCTCCTCCACGGCGCTGGTGCTCAACCTGCCGCTGCGCGGGACCGCGCCCGCCGTCGCGGTCGCGACGGCGACGCCCGGGGAACCGGTGTGGCTGACCCTGCGGTCACTCGCGGGCAGCTGGGCCGTCGCGGCGCCCGCCTCGCGCGGATCGGTGTTCGTCTGCGAGAACCCCACCGTGGTCGAGGCGGCCGCGGACCGCCTCGGTCCGGCCTGTCCGCCGCTGATCTGCACCGACGGCGTGCCGACACAGACCGTGATCGACCTCGTCGCCACCGTGGCGGGTGCCGGGTACACGGTCCGGGCCCGGGCGGACTTCGACGGCAGAGGTGCCGACATCGTCCGGCTGCTCACCACCGTCGCACCCGCGCTCGAGCCGTGGCGGTTCACGCGGGGTGACTACGCCGCCGCGGGCGGTGTCCTCACCGACCCGACCTCGGCGCCGGACGCCGTGCTGGTCCGGGGTGACATCACGAACGCCATCCACGAGGAGGCGCTGCTCACCGACCTGATCGACGATCTGCGCGACGCCGCAGACGTCCTTGTCGGCGACCCGCACCTGCGGACGAGTCGTAGGCCATGA
- a CDS encoding TIGR02680 family protein, translating to MMDPGRWLAAQATGALPLPTRQRWQPLRVGIVNMWEYDRAEFWSADGRLILRGANGSGKTKVLELTTLMLLRGEIAPAVLDPFGSRNRTMGYNLLASGQGDDPRPAVDAATGYSWVEFGRLDDDGDPQFVVAGVGAAARRAAGNPAITSWRFVTHLRPGRDLELVQDRRVLPEKELRALPGMTVFSSAAAYRDRLSAELFGLSAGAYDNLTNLLRELRVPKLGERLNPATLAATLRDALPPLASHEVSQLADGWDGLESLRERMAQTERAARAVARYVADSWRPWARAVVEQRAGEMAVATSRLDRTTRDRRQAQESLTASEALVQTTRVDEEEAGAELQRQRAALAELMESEAYRDAQQAEHRVTSLRDETRRLTAQAEDAATRLAAAERDRTDVVARHAGATDRLTESVAARERAAELLHGTGGPAGVVVALPEDALPAALHALRATVQRRSERLRHLRTLSAEHQRAARTAEGSGTELSTREADLAGAQHDADGRADALDGAVTSLQSALVAWAGQLRELDGAAWLPRWEDAVAQLDVPDSDPPVLRELVDEATTAPRRLLTAELGRLTAVRSEIDKRLDRTVEDLRRERSTTEQSVPEPVGWRRRERPAPGPHGAPFWRCVEPVGLDDDAAATLEAALAAAGVLDAWVSESGSLLSAPDGTAVAEVVLRPGGPPVEGPTLTAVLAPAEGCPLPGETILALLSTIGWGRPPVPAEAWFAPDGTWSLGPLTGRAAPLQPASYLGATAREAARRRRIALLESQERDLRADVVEATRAVHGVQDRLTRLDSEARTVPADHGARAARTALASALRAVADAEQRAAATRRRHEENLGAVSQARAALTRYASEHGFSPDDVPAQEEALRAFSAALERLGHAVAIEDERRRAAADAHDALDVATARVAVERESRARRVAELEECRTRLHTLERMMRKDHAEVLAERQRIDDHVRELETSVRELGRTLLAATVEAEKARGVLDRHEEAYVEAEGRRDRAMAAWWVAADAGLLSALEIDAPERHTVEAARVSARAARGSLSVSAEDLAAAVDRAWRACFAATSRLGEELATERDARHRQDADAVLRGFEILADPDAGWQRPDLAEQSLTEQLHRQRAHFDEEQHRVLATLLGSTFIEHLKERLDYTQRTFTRINDRLAEHPTRQGQSVRLRWEPDSQDPEAGQVIHALSRGFDQLTAERQEQVRQFLARRIEDARDNAEADGQDWRESLHHALDYRTWLRITLQYRAGRESAWVPFDAATHGSKSGGEKVVLLSQPLFAAAVVAYDSALPTAPRWVWLDEAMTGVDAELKASFLGLTVDFDLDLMLTAHDEWGTYPSVPAVAIYDLAREKGFPGVDSVVYLWAGGRRVRVADVAAGPATSAAAVDVESELDLEGARG from the coding sequence ATGATGGACCCGGGACGGTGGCTCGCCGCGCAGGCCACCGGCGCACTGCCCCTGCCCACGCGGCAGCGCTGGCAACCGCTGCGGGTGGGCATCGTCAACATGTGGGAGTACGACCGGGCCGAGTTCTGGAGCGCCGACGGACGGCTGATCCTGCGCGGCGCCAACGGCTCCGGCAAGACGAAGGTCCTCGAGCTGACCACGCTGATGCTCCTGCGGGGGGAGATCGCCCCGGCCGTGCTCGACCCCTTCGGCAGCCGGAACCGCACCATGGGGTACAACCTGCTCGCGTCCGGGCAGGGCGACGACCCGCGACCGGCCGTCGACGCCGCCACGGGCTACTCGTGGGTGGAGTTCGGCCGGCTCGACGACGACGGCGACCCGCAGTTCGTCGTCGCCGGGGTCGGGGCTGCGGCCCGGCGTGCCGCGGGCAACCCCGCGATCACGTCCTGGCGCTTCGTCACCCACCTGCGACCGGGCCGCGACCTCGAGCTCGTGCAGGACCGGCGGGTCCTGCCTGAGAAGGAGCTGCGCGCCCTGCCCGGGATGACGGTGTTCTCCAGCGCCGCCGCCTACCGCGATCGTCTCTCCGCCGAGCTCTTCGGCCTGTCCGCCGGCGCCTACGACAACCTCACGAACCTCCTGCGGGAGCTCCGGGTCCCCAAGCTCGGCGAGCGGCTGAACCCGGCCACCCTGGCCGCCACGCTGCGGGACGCCCTGCCGCCGCTCGCGTCCCACGAGGTCAGCCAGCTCGCAGACGGCTGGGACGGGCTGGAGTCGCTGCGCGAGCGGATGGCCCAGACCGAACGCGCCGCCCGCGCCGTCGCCCGCTACGTCGCCGACAGCTGGCGGCCCTGGGCCCGCGCCGTCGTCGAGCAGCGCGCCGGCGAGATGGCGGTCGCCACCTCGCGCCTGGACCGCACCACCCGGGACCGGCGCCAGGCGCAGGAGTCGCTCACGGCGAGCGAGGCGCTCGTGCAGACCACCCGGGTCGACGAGGAGGAGGCCGGTGCCGAGCTGCAGCGCCAGCGCGCCGCCCTGGCCGAGCTCATGGAGTCCGAGGCGTACCGCGACGCCCAGCAGGCCGAGCACCGCGTCACGAGCCTGCGGGACGAGACACGACGGCTCACCGCGCAGGCCGAGGACGCTGCCACCCGGCTGGCCGCCGCGGAGCGGGACCGCACGGACGTCGTGGCCCGGCATGCCGGCGCCACGGACCGGCTGACCGAGTCGGTCGCCGCACGGGAGCGCGCCGCGGAGCTGCTGCACGGCACCGGGGGCCCGGCCGGGGTCGTCGTCGCGCTGCCCGAGGACGCCCTCCCCGCCGCGCTGCACGCCCTGCGCGCCACGGTCCAGCGACGCTCCGAACGCCTCCGCCACCTGCGCACCCTCAGCGCGGAGCACCAGCGCGCGGCGCGGACGGCGGAGGGCTCCGGGACCGAGCTGAGCACCCGCGAGGCCGACCTCGCCGGCGCCCAGCACGACGCCGACGGACGTGCCGACGCCCTCGACGGCGCCGTGACCAGCCTGCAGAGCGCCCTCGTGGCGTGGGCGGGGCAGCTTCGTGAGCTCGACGGCGCTGCCTGGCTCCCCCGCTGGGAGGACGCCGTCGCCCAGCTCGACGTGCCCGACTCCGACCCGCCCGTCCTGCGCGAGCTCGTCGACGAGGCCACCACCGCCCCGCGTCGGCTGCTCACCGCCGAGCTCGGCCGGCTCACTGCCGTGAGGTCCGAGATCGACAAGCGCCTGGACCGCACGGTCGAGGATCTCCGGCGCGAGCGGTCCACCACCGAGCAGAGCGTCCCGGAGCCGGTGGGCTGGCGCCGCCGCGAGCGTCCCGCGCCCGGCCCGCACGGTGCGCCGTTCTGGCGCTGCGTCGAGCCCGTCGGTCTCGACGACGACGCGGCCGCGACCCTCGAGGCGGCCCTGGCAGCGGCCGGCGTCCTCGACGCCTGGGTGAGCGAGAGCGGGTCCCTGCTCAGCGCACCCGACGGCACGGCCGTGGCCGAGGTCGTCCTGCGCCCCGGCGGGCCGCCCGTGGAAGGCCCGACCCTCACCGCGGTCCTCGCTCCCGCCGAGGGCTGCCCCCTGCCCGGCGAGACGATCCTCGCGCTGCTGTCCACCATCGGGTGGGGCCGCCCGCCCGTGCCGGCGGAGGCGTGGTTCGCCCCGGACGGCACCTGGTCCCTCGGGCCGCTCACGGGGCGGGCGGCACCGCTGCAGCCGGCGTCCTACCTCGGCGCCACCGCGCGGGAGGCGGCGCGCCGGCGGCGGATCGCCCTCCTCGAGTCCCAGGAGCGGGACCTGCGCGCCGACGTCGTCGAGGCGACCCGCGCGGTGCACGGCGTGCAGGACCGCCTGACCCGCCTCGACAGCGAGGCCCGCACCGTGCCCGCGGACCACGGCGCCCGGGCAGCCCGGACCGCCCTCGCGTCGGCCCTGCGCGCCGTCGCCGACGCCGAGCAGCGAGCGGCGGCGACCCGGCGCCGTCACGAGGAGAACCTCGGGGCGGTGAGCCAGGCCCGCGCCGCCCTGACCCGGTACGCCTCCGAGCACGGGTTCTCCCCCGACGACGTCCCGGCGCAGGAGGAGGCGCTCCGGGCGTTCTCCGCGGCGCTGGAGCGACTCGGGCACGCCGTCGCGATCGAGGACGAGCGCCGCCGTGCGGCGGCGGACGCCCACGACGCGCTCGACGTGGCCACCGCCCGCGTGGCCGTGGAGCGCGAGAGCCGGGCGCGGCGGGTCGCCGAGCTCGAGGAGTGCCGCACGCGGCTGCACACCCTCGAACGGATGATGCGCAAGGACCACGCCGAGGTGCTCGCGGAGCGGCAGCGCATCGACGACCACGTCCGTGAGCTCGAGACCTCCGTCCGCGAGCTCGGCCGGACGCTGCTGGCCGCCACCGTCGAGGCGGAGAAGGCCCGCGGCGTCCTGGACCGCCACGAGGAGGCCTACGTCGAGGCGGAGGGCCGACGGGACCGCGCGATGGCGGCGTGGTGGGTGGCGGCCGACGCCGGCCTGCTGTCGGCGCTGGAGATCGACGCCCCCGAGCGGCACACCGTCGAGGCCGCCCGCGTCTCCGCCCGCGCGGCCCGCGGCTCGCTGTCGGTCTCGGCCGAGGACCTCGCGGCCGCCGTCGACCGGGCCTGGCGGGCGTGCTTCGCCGCGACCTCCCGCCTGGGCGAGGAGCTCGCCACCGAGCGGGACGCCCGGCACCGCCAGGACGCCGACGCCGTCCTGCGGGGCTTCGAGATCCTCGCCGACCCCGACGCCGGCTGGCAGCGGCCGGACCTGGCGGAGCAGTCGTTGACCGAACAGCTCCACCGCCAGCGCGCACACTTCGACGAGGAGCAGCACCGGGTCCTGGCGACGCTGCTGGGCTCGACGTTCATCGAGCACCTCAAGGAGCGCCTGGACTACACCCAGCGGACGTTCACCCGCATCAACGACCGGCTCGCCGAGCACCCGACGCGCCAGGGACAGTCGGTCCGGCTGCGGTGGGAGCCGGACTCCCAGGACCCCGAGGCCGGCCAGGTCATCCACGCCCTCAGCCGCGGGTTCGACCAGCTCACCGCCGAACGCCAGGAGCAGGTCCGCCAGTTCCTCGCCCGGCGGATCGAGGACGCGCGGGACAACGCCGAGGCCGACGGGCAGGACTGGCGCGAGAGTCTCCACCACGCCCTGGACTACCGCACCTGGCTGCGGATCACGCTGCAGTACCGGGCCGGCCGGGAGAGCGCCTGGGTGCCCTTCGACGCCGCGACGCACGGGTCGAAGTCCGGCGGTGAGAAGGTGGTCCTGCTGTCGCAGCCGCTGTTCGCGGCCGCCGTGGTCGCCTACGACTCGGCCCTGCCCACCGCTCCGCGCTGGGTGTGGCTGGACGAGGCGATGACCGGTGTCGACGCCGAGCTCAAGGCGTCCTTCCTGGGCCTGACGGTCGACTTCGACCTCGACCTCATGCTCACCGCGCACGACGAGTGGGGCACCTACCCGTCCGTGCCGGCGGTGGCCATCTACGACCTCGCCCGGGAGAAGGGGTTCCCCGGCGTCGACTCCGTGGTCTACCTGTGGGCGGGCGGCCGGCGGGTGAGGGTGGCGGACGTGGCCGCAGGACCGGCCACATCCGCGGCGGCGGTGGACGTCGAGTCCGAGCTCGACCTCGAGGGTGCACGTGGTTGA
- a CDS encoding SRPBCC family protein: protein MRRRSWLGAQGWHPAPAAVRDLRPLFPEPAVINSKQGRSRSPTGELLAGCPDRPEEMRTVARVEHTTMINAPVEEVFAFAKDLGKLWDCWPDVRAGQMTDTPHGVGSRAEFFIKVLGPMHMQGHVDLLEMVPNERLVVKSSFGPRFTFTFAPHDGATAVTIVVEWSYDTPIVGAPMESLTARRSVSEFLTFLANVKAAIEGIPAEEVEPAEDVAPGVLTRSVLIDAPVERVYEDVLDIGTFWTGAPDVAMRSVRRTPDGVGTSARIYTHWLGAHMEGGLEIVEAVRPERVVAKVTFGPESPMWTFTLEPVDGGTRLSGQGRWHLGVPVVGKRFVTMMAASHEEFLEQMLAGAKERLEAPHLAMA, encoded by the coding sequence ATGCGCAGGCGGTCGTGGCTCGGTGCACAGGGCTGGCACCCGGCGCCGGCGGCCGTCCGGGACCTACGCCCGTTGTTCCCTGAGCCGGCGGTCATAAACTCCAAGCAGGGGCGGTCTCGGTCGCCAACGGGGGAGCTGCTGGCGGGCTGTCCCGACCGTCCAGAGGAGATGAGGACGGTGGCAAGGGTCGAGCACACAACCATGATCAACGCCCCGGTCGAGGAGGTCTTCGCGTTCGCGAAGGACCTCGGGAAGCTGTGGGACTGCTGGCCGGACGTCCGCGCAGGCCAGATGACGGACACCCCGCACGGCGTGGGCAGTCGTGCCGAGTTCTTCATCAAGGTGTTGGGCCCGATGCACATGCAGGGGCACGTCGACCTGCTCGAGATGGTCCCGAACGAGCGGCTCGTCGTGAAGTCGTCCTTCGGACCGCGGTTCACCTTCACGTTCGCCCCGCACGACGGCGCCACGGCTGTGACCATCGTCGTCGAGTGGAGCTACGACACCCCCATCGTCGGTGCGCCGATGGAGAGCCTCACCGCGAGGCGGTCGGTGAGCGAGTTCCTCACCTTCCTCGCCAACGTCAAGGCCGCGATCGAGGGCATCCCCGCCGAGGAGGTCGAGCCGGCCGAGGACGTCGCACCCGGCGTCCTCACGCGGTCGGTCCTCATCGACGCACCGGTCGAGAGGGTGTACGAGGACGTCCTGGACATCGGGACGTTCTGGACCGGGGCGCCCGACGTCGCCATGAGGTCGGTCCGGCGCACGCCCGACGGTGTGGGCACCTCGGCCCGCATCTACACCCACTGGCTCGGCGCTCACATGGAAGGGGGCCTCGAGATCGTCGAGGCCGTCCGTCCCGAGCGCGTCGTGGCGAAGGTGACCTTCGGGCCGGAGAGCCCGATGTGGACCTTCACCCTCGAGCCCGTCGACGGCGGGACCCGCCTGAGCGGGCAGGGCCGGTGGCACCTGGGCGTGCCGGTGGTCGGCAAGCGGTTCGTCACCATGATGGCGGCATCGCACGAGGAGTTCCTCGAGCAGATGCTCGCCGGCGCCAAGGAGCGGCTGGAGGCGCCGCACCTCGCCATGGCATGA